The Shewanella sp. KX20019 genome window below encodes:
- the glyS gene encoding glycine--tRNA ligase subunit beta: MNFENLLIEVGTEELPPKSLRKLAESFLSNFTDELKKAELSFETAVWHAAPRRLAISVNQLALAQADKVVEKRGPAIAQAFDADGNPTKAAMGWARGNGITVEEAGRLKTDKGEWLLHQAKVVGVETKSLIAAMAQRSLDKLPIPKPMRWGTNTTQFIRPVHTVTMLLGSEIVAGELLGVKSDRVIRGHRFMGQASFELDHADNYLSALKEQGKVLADYEVRKAIIKADAEAAATKLGGVADLEDDLLEEVVSLVEWPVVLTASFEEKFLDVPAEALVYTMKGDQKYFPVFDKAGQLMPNFIFVTNIESKDPQQIISGNEKVVRPRLADAEFFFETDKKDTLESRLTSLENVIFQKQLGSIKQRVERISAMAAYIASNIDANSDEAARAGLLSKSDLMTNMVMEFTDLQGTMGMHYARLNGETEAVAVALAEQYKPKFSGDTVPTAPISVCVALAEKLDTLVGIFGIGQAPKGAADPFALRRAAIGVLRICLENNLPLDLVDLIAKAQELHGETLTNDKVAEQVLEFFMGRFRAWYQDQGVSVDVILAVLARRPTAPADFDSRIKAVAHFRTLEQASALAAANKRVSNILAKVEGELPATIDDALLVEAAEKALATKLTELQPQLAPLFAAANYQEALALLANLRESVDTFFEDVMVMADDQALKNNRLALLSSLREQFLHAADISLLQ, encoded by the coding sequence ATGAATTTTGAAAACTTACTCATTGAAGTAGGCACTGAAGAACTGCCACCAAAATCGCTACGTAAGTTAGCTGAGTCTTTTCTTAGCAACTTTACTGATGAATTAAAAAAAGCTGAGTTGAGCTTTGAAACTGCGGTATGGCATGCAGCCCCTCGCCGTTTAGCCATCAGCGTTAACCAACTTGCTCTTGCTCAAGCAGACAAGGTGGTCGAAAAGCGTGGCCCTGCTATTGCTCAGGCATTTGATGCCGATGGAAACCCGACTAAAGCCGCTATGGGCTGGGCTCGTGGCAATGGCATTACCGTTGAAGAAGCGGGTCGCTTAAAGACCGATAAAGGCGAATGGTTACTACATCAAGCTAAAGTGGTTGGTGTTGAAACTAAAAGTCTTATCGCCGCTATGGCGCAACGCTCTCTAGACAAATTGCCAATCCCAAAGCCAATGCGCTGGGGTACTAACACGACGCAATTTATTCGCCCAGTACACACTGTGACTATGCTACTTGGTAGCGAAATTGTCGCAGGTGAATTGTTAGGGGTTAAGTCAGACCGCGTTATTCGTGGCCATCGCTTTATGGGTCAAGCAAGCTTTGAGCTAGACCATGCCGACAACTACCTTTCAGCACTTAAAGAGCAAGGCAAAGTCCTTGCCGATTACGAGGTGCGTAAAGCGATTATTAAAGCCGATGCAGAAGCTGCCGCCACTAAGCTAGGTGGCGTAGCCGACCTTGAAGACGACCTACTTGAAGAGGTGGTTTCCTTGGTTGAATGGCCAGTAGTATTGACTGCTAGCTTCGAAGAGAAGTTCCTCGACGTACCAGCTGAAGCCTTGGTTTACACCATGAAAGGTGATCAAAAATACTTCCCAGTATTTGATAAAGCAGGCCAGTTAATGCCTAACTTTATCTTCGTCACCAATATCGAATCTAAAGATCCACAGCAGATTATTAGTGGCAACGAAAAAGTGGTTCGCCCACGTCTTGCCGATGCTGAGTTCTTCTTCGAAACAGATAAAAAAGACACACTAGAGTCTCGTCTTACTAGCTTAGAAAACGTTATTTTCCAAAAGCAGTTAGGCTCGATTAAGCAACGTGTGGAACGTATCTCAGCTATGGCAGCTTATATCGCTAGTAATATCGATGCGAACAGCGACGAAGCAGCCCGTGCAGGTCTACTGTCTAAGTCAGATTTGATGACTAACATGGTGATGGAGTTTACCGATCTTCAAGGCACCATGGGCATGCATTACGCGCGTCTAAATGGTGAAACTGAAGCGGTTGCCGTCGCACTTGCTGAGCAATACAAGCCTAAGTTCTCTGGTGATACGGTCCCAACGGCACCGATCTCAGTCTGTGTTGCTTTGGCTGAAAAGCTAGACACCTTAGTCGGTATTTTCGGTATTGGCCAAGCACCAAAAGGGGCGGCAGATCCATTTGCACTGCGCCGTGCTGCAATTGGTGTGCTACGTATCTGTTTAGAAAACAACTTACCATTAGATCTTGTTGATTTGATTGCCAAAGCACAAGAACTACACGGTGAAACGTTAACTAACGACAAGGTTGCTGAGCAGGTACTCGAGTTCTTTATGGGCCGCTTCCGTGCTTGGTACCAAGATCAAGGAGTCAGTGTAGACGTGATCCTAGCTGTATTGGCTCGTCGCCCTACCGCGCCTGCTGATTTTGACAGCCGCATTAAAGCTGTTGCTCACTTTAGAACACTTGAACAAGCATCTGCACTCGCAGCAGCTAACAAGCGTGTATCAAACATTTTGGCTAAAGTGGAAGGTGAACTTCCTGCGACGATCGACGATGCACTACTCGTTGAAGCAGCAGAAAAAGCACTGGCTACTAAGCTAACAGAGCTACAACCACAATTAGCACCACTATTTGCCGCTGCTAACTACCAAGAAGCGCTAGCACTGCTGGCAAACCTACGTGAAAGCGTAGATACCTTCTTTGAAGATGTGATGGTGATGGCTGATGATCAAGCCCTTAAGAATAACCGCCTAGCGCTACTTTCTAGCCTACGTGAACAGTTCTTACATGCCGCTGATATCTCGCTACTGCAGTAA
- the glyQ gene encoding glycine--tRNA ligase subunit alpha translates to MTTKHDVKTFQGFIMTLQEYWAQQGCAIVQPLDMEVGAGTFHPMTFLRALGPEPMSCAYVQPSRRPTDGRYGDNPNRLQHFYQFQVVLKPSPDNIQELYLGSLAAAGVDMNIHDVRFVEDNWESPTLGAWGLGWEVWLNGMEVSQFTYFQQVGGLECKPVTGEITYGLERLAMYIQEVDNVYDLVWTDGPMGKVMYGDIFHQNEVEQSAYNFEHANVEVLFRNFDDCEKACQHLLTLEKPLPLPAYEQVMKASHAFNLLDARHAISVTERQRYILRVRTMAKGVAEAYYQAREALGFPIGK, encoded by the coding sequence ATGACGACGAAACACGACGTAAAAACATTCCAGGGTTTTATTATGACCCTACAGGAATACTGGGCGCAGCAAGGTTGCGCAATTGTTCAACCATTGGACATGGAAGTAGGTGCGGGTACATTCCACCCTATGACCTTCTTACGCGCATTAGGCCCAGAGCCGATGAGCTGTGCTTATGTTCAACCGAGTCGACGCCCGACAGATGGTCGTTACGGTGATAATCCAAATCGCCTGCAGCACTTCTATCAATTCCAGGTCGTATTAAAGCCGTCGCCAGATAATATTCAAGAGCTGTATCTTGGTTCTTTAGCCGCTGCTGGTGTCGACATGAACATTCATGACGTGCGCTTTGTTGAAGACAACTGGGAGTCACCGACTCTAGGTGCTTGGGGTCTAGGTTGGGAAGTTTGGCTAAACGGCATGGAAGTATCGCAATTTACTTACTTCCAGCAAGTTGGTGGACTTGAATGTAAGCCTGTAACAGGCGAGATCACCTATGGTCTTGAACGCCTTGCCATGTACATTCAAGAGGTCGATAACGTTTATGACCTAGTGTGGACAGACGGCCCAATGGGCAAAGTTATGTATGGTGATATTTTCCATCAGAACGAAGTTGAGCAGTCAGCTTATAACTTTGAACATGCAAATGTTGAAGTGTTATTCAGAAATTTTGATGACTGCGAGAAAGCCTGCCAGCATTTACTTACACTTGAAAAGCCACTGCCACTACCTGCTTATGAGCAAGTGATGAAAGCCTCTCATGCATTTAACTTGCTTGATGCACGCCATGCTATTTCGGTCACCGAACGCCAGCGTTATATCTTACGCGTTCGTACCATGGCTAAGGGTGTAGCTGAAGCTTACTATCAAGCACGTGAAGCTCTTGGCTTCCCAATCGGTAAGTAG
- a CDS encoding DNA-3-methyladenine glycosylase I: MDVIRCGWVGKDPIYQEYHDKVWGRPVYDSQELFAKLCLDGQQAGLSWLTILKKQQNYEAAFANFDPAIIATFDDDKIEELLLNPGIVRNRLKVNSIVKNAKGYMAYVEQGNDFSQFLWGFVGGEPKVNHFTSLAEMPAQSIESEAMSKALKKLGFNFVGPTICYAFMQAVGMFNDHTTDCFCYDLEGARKG; this comes from the coding sequence ATGGATGTAATACGTTGCGGCTGGGTTGGTAAAGATCCCATCTATCAAGAGTATCATGACAAAGTGTGGGGCCGACCAGTGTACGACAGCCAAGAACTGTTCGCTAAACTCTGCCTTGATGGACAACAAGCTGGTCTGTCGTGGTTAACTATTTTGAAGAAACAACAGAATTATGAGGCGGCTTTTGCTAATTTTGACCCTGCAATTATTGCTACTTTTGATGATGATAAAATAGAAGAACTGCTGCTCAACCCTGGGATTGTTCGCAATCGTCTAAAGGTTAATTCGATTGTTAAAAATGCCAAAGGCTATATGGCATATGTGGAGCAGGGTAATGATTTTTCTCAGTTTTTATGGGGTTTTGTCGGCGGTGAACCCAAAGTTAATCATTTCACTTCGCTCGCGGAAATGCCGGCACAAAGCATTGAATCAGAAGCTATGTCTAAAGCGTTAAAGAAGTTGGGCTTTAATTTTGTTGGCCCGACAATTTGTTATGCGTTCATGCAAGCTGTGGGCATGTTTAACGACCACACAACAGATTGTTTTTGCTATGATTTAGAGGGTGCTAGGAAGGGCTAA
- a CDS encoding amidohydrolase family protein has translation MLKNKLTPLYAAIALSFSIPTLAEEEDKKAWQVNAPANAPLQQVKIDVNEGTWMNVSVSPNGKHIVFDLLGDIYQISVDGGDAKPLAKGIAWQMQPVYSPDGKYIAFTSDEDGGDNIWIMEADGSNPRPVTTETFRLLNSPAWSPDGQYLVARKHYTGSRSLGAGEVWMYHVAGGEGVKLTKRPNEQKDLGEPAYSPDGRYIYFSQDATPGKTFHYSKDSVKGIYKIKRYDTQTGDIEVLIQGTGGAIRPTPSPDGEKLAYIKRDGFQSSLYLLDLKSGKTEKLYGDLDRDMQETWAIHGVYPTMSWTADNQEIVFWANGKINKLEVHSKTVAQIPFTVKSERAVQPAVRFQQDLDKDVFDVKMLRMAQVSPDGKKVAFEALGKIWVKSLADGKMERLTKLDSDLRELFPQWSRDGKRIVFTTWDDQEQGTVSLAKVRNKRVKVLTKEPGKYVEPTFSPDGETIVYRKAKGGYITPRTWSQETGLYQIDVDGDKNTKITASGYQPQFGADNTRVYFMESGETPQLASIGLNGFEKRIHYTSKHATEFRVSPDGKQLAFAERFKVFVTPFAKHGETVEIGPKANNLPVSQLSVRAGESISWNNSNDQLYWTLGPELYQVKVDTQYSEQAEDTKVEPTITDLGFSKKADVPRGTIAFVGGNIITMENDQVIENGTVIVKDNHIISVGSASVIDIPSDATVIDIKGKTLMPGLFDAHAHGAQGESEIIPQQNWELYSNLSLGVTAIHDPSNDTTEIFAASEQQKAGNIAGPRIFSTGTILYGANAPGYTSHIDSLDDAKFHLERLKKVGAFSVKSYNQPRRNQRQQVIAAARELEMMVVPEGGSLLQHNLTMIADGHTGIEHSLPAANIYSDIKQFWSQTEVGYTPTLVVAYGGISGENYWYDKTDVWAHPRLSMYVPSDILDARSMRRPTAPDEHYNHFNVARVANELNDIGVKANIGAHGQREGLAAHWEMWMFAQGGMSNLEVLKTATINPAKHFAMDHQIGSIKQGKLADLIVIDGNPLEDIRVTDRVTYTMVNGKLYNAETMDQLNGGNKNRGKERKPFFFEK, from the coding sequence ATGTTAAAGAATAAGCTCACCCCGCTATACGCAGCCATCGCACTTAGTTTTAGTATTCCCACTTTAGCGGAAGAAGAAGACAAAAAAGCATGGCAAGTCAACGCCCCGGCAAATGCGCCTCTTCAACAAGTAAAGATTGATGTTAATGAAGGCACTTGGATGAATGTCAGTGTCAGCCCTAACGGTAAGCATATAGTGTTTGACCTGCTCGGCGATATCTACCAGATATCAGTCGACGGCGGCGACGCCAAACCATTAGCCAAGGGTATCGCTTGGCAGATGCAACCAGTCTACAGCCCTGACGGCAAGTATATTGCGTTTACCTCTGATGAAGATGGCGGCGATAACATCTGGATTATGGAAGCCGACGGTAGCAACCCTCGCCCAGTCACCACAGAAACATTCCGCCTCCTGAACAGCCCTGCATGGAGTCCTGATGGACAATATCTAGTTGCACGTAAACATTATACCGGTAGCCGTAGTTTAGGCGCTGGCGAGGTCTGGATGTACCACGTTGCAGGTGGTGAAGGGGTAAAGTTAACTAAGAGACCGAATGAACAAAAAGACTTAGGCGAACCCGCATACTCACCCGATGGACGTTACATCTACTTTAGCCAAGATGCGACCCCAGGAAAAACCTTCCACTATTCGAAAGACTCAGTGAAAGGCATTTATAAAATCAAACGTTACGATACACAAACTGGCGATATCGAAGTCCTTATTCAAGGCACTGGCGGCGCAATTCGTCCAACGCCAAGCCCTGATGGAGAGAAGCTTGCTTACATTAAGCGCGATGGTTTCCAGTCATCTCTTTATCTATTGGATTTGAAATCAGGTAAAACAGAAAAACTGTACGGTGATCTTGACCGTGATATGCAAGAGACCTGGGCTATTCACGGTGTGTATCCAACCATGAGCTGGACTGCAGATAATCAAGAAATTGTCTTCTGGGCTAACGGTAAAATTAACAAGCTTGAAGTTCATTCTAAGACCGTTGCGCAGATCCCCTTCACGGTTAAGTCAGAACGCGCAGTGCAACCCGCAGTTCGCTTCCAACAAGATCTGGATAAAGATGTCTTCGATGTGAAGATGCTACGAATGGCGCAAGTCTCGCCTGACGGTAAAAAAGTGGCGTTCGAAGCTCTGGGTAAGATTTGGGTCAAGAGCCTAGCTGATGGCAAAATGGAGCGTTTAACCAAGCTCGATAGCGATCTTCGAGAACTGTTCCCGCAATGGTCTCGCGATGGAAAACGAATTGTATTCACCACTTGGGATGACCAAGAGCAAGGCACAGTCAGCTTAGCAAAAGTCCGTAATAAACGCGTAAAAGTACTGACTAAAGAGCCAGGTAAATACGTAGAACCGACCTTTTCTCCAGACGGTGAAACCATTGTTTATCGTAAAGCCAAGGGCGGATATATCACTCCTCGAACATGGTCACAGGAAACAGGTCTGTACCAAATCGATGTTGATGGCGATAAAAATACTAAGATAACAGCCTCTGGTTACCAGCCCCAATTTGGCGCAGATAACACACGCGTCTACTTTATGGAAAGTGGCGAAACGCCACAACTTGCCTCTATTGGCTTAAATGGGTTCGAGAAGAGAATTCACTACACCAGCAAGCATGCAACAGAGTTTAGAGTTTCACCTGACGGTAAACAACTCGCTTTTGCGGAACGCTTTAAGGTTTTTGTTACCCCTTTTGCTAAGCATGGCGAAACCGTAGAGATAGGCCCTAAGGCGAATAACCTGCCTGTATCTCAGCTAAGCGTGCGCGCTGGTGAGAGTATCAGTTGGAACAACAGCAACGACCAGCTTTATTGGACACTTGGCCCGGAGCTATATCAGGTTAAAGTTGACACTCAGTACAGTGAACAAGCTGAAGACACCAAAGTAGAACCAACGATTACCGATCTGGGTTTCAGCAAGAAAGCCGATGTTCCACGTGGAACAATTGCATTTGTTGGCGGTAATATTATCACCATGGAAAATGATCAGGTGATCGAAAATGGCACTGTTATCGTAAAAGATAACCATATTATTAGTGTCGGTTCAGCCTCTGTCATCGATATTCCTAGTGATGCAACTGTCATCGACATCAAGGGTAAGACACTAATGCCCGGCTTATTTGACGCTCATGCTCACGGCGCTCAAGGTGAAAGTGAAATCATCCCGCAGCAAAACTGGGAGCTTTACTCGAATCTGTCACTTGGGGTGACGGCGATTCATGATCCATCTAATGACACCACCGAAATTTTTGCTGCATCAGAGCAACAAAAAGCAGGTAACATCGCAGGCCCGCGTATTTTTTCAACCGGAACGATTTTATATGGTGCCAATGCGCCTGGCTACACATCACATATCGACTCGTTAGATGATGCTAAATTTCACCTAGAGCGACTAAAAAAAGTAGGTGCTTTTAGCGTAAAGAGTTACAACCAGCCTAGGCGAAATCAACGTCAACAAGTCATTGCAGCAGCACGCGAACTTGAAATGATGGTGGTACCTGAAGGCGGCAGCTTGCTGCAGCATAACCTCACCATGATTGCTGACGGCCATACAGGAATTGAACACTCACTACCTGCGGCAAATATCTATAGTGATATTAAACAGTTCTGGAGCCAAACCGAAGTAGGCTACACGCCAACATTGGTGGTTGCTTATGGCGGCATATCCGGTGAAAACTACTGGTACGATAAAACAGATGTTTGGGCTCACCCTCGCCTGTCAATGTATGTGCCATCCGATATTTTGGATGCCCGTTCAATGCGTCGCCCTACTGCACCCGATGAACATTACAACCATTTCAATGTTGCCCGTGTTGCCAATGAACTGAATGACATTGGAGTTAAAGCAAACATCGGTGCTCATGGCCAGCGAGAAGGTTTAGCAGCACATTGGGAGATGTGGATGTTTGCTCAAGGCGGAATGAGTAATCTTGAAGTGCTAAAAACTGCAACAATTAATCCAGCCAAGCACTTTGCAATGGACCATCAAATTGGTTCAATCAAGCAGGGTAAATTGGCTGACTTGATTGTTATCGACGGTAACCCTCTAGAAGATATTCGCGTAACCGACCGCGTCACTTACACCATGGTAAACGGCAAACTGTACAATGCCGAAACCATGGACCAGTTGAATGGCGGCAATAAAAATCGCGGAAAAGAGAGAAAACCATTCTTTTTTGAAAAATAA